Proteins from a single region of Apium graveolens cultivar Ventura chromosome 7, ASM990537v1, whole genome shotgun sequence:
- the LOC141672759 gene encoding large ribosomal subunit protein eL33w-like: MVKGRQGERVRLYVRVTILGYKRSKSNQYPNTSLVQIEGVNTKEEVSWYQGKRVAYIYKAEVKVSGPQYHCIWGKVIRPHDNAGIVRAKFTSNLPPKSMGSRVRVMMYLINI, encoded by the exons ATGGTGAAGGGCAGGCAAGGCGAGCGCGTCAG GTTGTATGTACGGGTAACAATATTGGGTTACAAGAGGTCGAAATCCAACCAGTACCCAAACACATCGTTGGTTCAGATTGAAGGTGTTAATACTAAGGAAGAGGTTTCCTGGTACCAGGGCAAGCGTGTTGCTTACATTTACAAGGCTGAGGTTAAGGTTTCTGGGCCCCAATATCATTGCATTTGGGGTAAGGTTATTAGGCCTCATGATAACGCTGGTATTGTTCGTGCCAAATTCACCTCCAATCTCCCTCCCAAATCCAT GGGATCGAGGGTTAGGGTGATGATGTACCTCATCAATATTTAA